One window from the genome of Alkalihalobacillus sp. LMS6 encodes:
- a CDS encoding sodium:proton antiporter — protein sequence MKQACSILSVLIVGFSIYKYRYKLLNLMMRQPGLRRVLIRFALRMPYVRQKLMGSLFSFPHTTEKL from the coding sequence ATGAAACAAGCATGTTCCATTCTTTCCGTTCTTATTGTAGGGTTTAGCATTTATAAATACCGTTATAAATTGCTCAATCTCATGATGAGACAACCAGGATTAAGAAGAGTTCTTATTCGATTTGCCCTTCGAATGCCTTACGTGCGGCAGAAGCTAATGGGATCTTTGTTTTCATTCCCGCACACGACAGAAAAGCTCTGA